The following are encoded in a window of Ignavibacteriales bacterium genomic DNA:
- a CDS encoding sugar kinase codes for MTDRIGINFTEVGIGVRASTSIYDRSNTAVSHLKPGDIDWKRIFTKRKVRWFHTGGIFAALSDSCAEVVQEAMKAAHGAGTIVSYDLNYRSKLWSAKKSIDVTKNLIPYIDVIIGNEEDFQKSLGCEVQGIDENLKTLPVEAYIEMVKSIVAQYPRFRIVGTTLREVTSGLLNNWSAIMYSDGIFYQSRKYENLEVEDRVGGGDGFCSGIMYGMLNGMTPQECVELGAAHGALFQTTRGDTSMVTMEEIKYVMNGGSARIKR; via the coding sequence ATGACAGATCGAATTGGTATCAACTTTACAGAAGTTGGAATTGGTGTTCGTGCCAGTACATCAATCTACGATCGCAGTAATACGGCAGTTTCTCACTTGAAGCCGGGCGACATCGATTGGAAACGGATTTTTACAAAGAGGAAGGTGCGATGGTTCCATACAGGTGGAATATTCGCAGCATTGAGTGACAGTTGTGCAGAGGTAGTGCAGGAAGCGATGAAAGCAGCGCACGGCGCAGGAACGATTGTGAGCTACGATCTCAATTATAGAAGCAAGCTGTGGTCTGCAAAAAAATCAATTGACGTGACGAAGAATCTCATTCCCTATATCGATGTTATTATCGGCAACGAAGAAGATTTCCAGAAATCTCTTGGATGCGAAGTGCAGGGGATAGATGAAAATCTTAAAACTCTGCCCGTAGAGGCATATATAGAAATGGTAAAGAGTATCGTTGCACAATATCCACGTTTTCGAATTGTTGGTACAACATTACGTGAAGTAACAAGTGGATTGCTCAATAATTGGTCGGCGATTATGTATTCCGATGGTATATTCTATCAATCAAGAAAATATGAAAATCTTGAAGTAGAAGACCGAGTCGGAGGTGGAGATGGATTTTGCAGCGGTATCATGTATGGTATGTTGAATGGTATGACACCGCAAGAATGTGTAGAGTTAGGTGCTGCGCATGGAGCGCTCTTTCAAACCACGCGCGGCGATACAAGCATGGTGACCATGGAAGAAATTAAATATGTCATGAATGGTGGCTCTGCAAGGATTAAGAGATAA
- a CDS encoding MFS transporter has translation MNIQRGFECRGCGCSVGCPLAVPWITLAYGWQMAFIMTGAIGFIWIIFWILHYEKPEQHKRLKAEELAYIQSDPPDTQEKIPLVKLMKHKQVWAFAIAKFMTDPIWLFYLYWVPKYLNKKYGLTLDKIGLPLIVIYLMADVGSGGGGWFSSFLFKRGWSVNKGRKTAMLVCALCVIPIVFASQASEVWIAVALLSLATAAHQGWSANLFTTTSDKFPRKAIGSIVGFGGMAELSVVC, from the coding sequence ATGAATATTCAACGCGGGTTCGAATGTAGGGGTTGTGGTTGCTCCGTTGGTTGTCCCTTGGCTGTCCCTTGGATCACTCTTGCATACGGATGGCAAATGGCGTTTATTATGACTGGTGCTATCGGATTTATTTGGATTATATTTTGGATTCTGCATTATGAGAAGCCTGAACAACACAAGCGGCTCAAAGCCGAGGAATTAGCATATATACAAAGTGACCCTCCCGATACACAAGAAAAGATTCCCTTGGTAAAATTGATGAAGCATAAGCAGGTCTGGGCATTTGCGATCGCGAAATTCATGACGGATCCTATTTGGTTGTTCTATTTGTACTGGGTGCCGAAATATCTCAATAAGAAGTATGGATTAACATTGGATAAAATCGGACTGCCGCTTATTGTGATTTATTTAATGGCGGATGTCGGCAGTGGTGGCGGCGGATGGTTTTCATCGTTTCTTTTCAAGCGCGGATGGAGTGTCAATAAAGGCAGGAAAACAGCAATGCTTGTTTGCGCGTTATGTGTTATACCAATTGTATTTGCCTCACAGGCATCAGAAGTGTGGATAGCAGTAGCATTGCTCAGTCTTGCAACGGCAGCTCATCAAGGTTGGTCTGCGAATCTTTTTACAACTACATCGGATAAGTTTCCACGAAAAGCAATCGGATCTATTGTAGGTTTCGGCGGAATGGCAGAGCTATCGGTGGTATGCTGA
- a CDS encoding DUF4861 domain-containing protein, translating to MKIKIRTENDTMIMVVLHVIILLFTINMIHAESFAQDKRIIVKATNPLDINRSHEMIVLKWNILEKLKSIPDPAAICIFDAKTSEELTTQIIDEDKNGKPEEVIFFSSFKAKETKQFIIDMPCTKDPKSILPLTYVGYMIPREDVAWENDRNAFRIYGPALAKEVNNGIDVWTKRVRYPIIEKWYKGDEAPDAARVSYHEDHGEGADFFSVGKTLGAGSCALIQNDSLCQPGVFSTYKIFATGPIRAIFEVTYNPVQLNGKSISERKRITLDAGSNLNKVEVIYTCASSKGKVPFTAGLVKRKGITTYFDKENRWISLWGLTNEKEENGSLGTGIIMTKEDFSGIREDSVHVLLLGNAELGISSTYYTGAAWARSGDFNNADEWNNYLKEFTLRLKSPLEITLEIN from the coding sequence ATGAAAATAAAAATACGAACGGAAAATGATACGATGATCATGGTGGTCCTCCATGTAATCATTCTCTTATTTACCATAAACATGATTCATGCTGAGTCCTTTGCTCAAGACAAGCGTATCATTGTGAAAGCTACGAATCCATTAGACATCAACAGATCGCATGAAATGATCGTTCTCAAATGGAACATCCTTGAAAAATTGAAATCAATACCTGATCCGGCGGCAATTTGTATTTTTGATGCGAAGACATCTGAAGAACTCACGACTCAAATAATCGATGAAGATAAAAATGGCAAACCAGAGGAAGTGATTTTCTTTTCTAGTTTCAAAGCTAAGGAAACGAAACAATTCATTATCGATATGCCATGTACCAAAGATCCAAAATCTATTCTGCCGCTTACATACGTAGGTTATATGATTCCGCGGGAAGATGTAGCGTGGGAAAACGATAGGAATGCTTTTAGAATATACGGTCCTGCACTTGCAAAAGAGGTGAACAATGGAATCGATGTCTGGACGAAACGAGTACGATATCCCATCATAGAAAAGTGGTATAAAGGGGATGAAGCACCGGATGCTGCACGGGTTTCATATCATGAGGATCATGGAGAAGGAGCAGATTTCTTCAGTGTTGGAAAAACACTTGGCGCAGGGAGTTGTGCTCTCATCCAAAATGATTCTCTATGCCAGCCGGGTGTTTTTTCGACGTATAAGATATTTGCGACCGGGCCGATTCGGGCAATATTTGAGGTCACGTATAATCCGGTTCAGTTGAATGGCAAAAGTATTTCTGAGAGAAAAAGAATTACTCTTGATGCAGGAAGTAATCTCAATAAGGTTGAAGTGATTTACACATGTGCTTCATCAAAAGGTAAAGTACCGTTTACAGCCGGTCTTGTGAAACGCAAAGGCATCACAACGTATTTTGATAAAGAAAATCGATGGATCAGTCTTTGGGGGCTAACGAACGAAAAAGAAGAAAACGGCTCGCTGGGTACCGGTATTATTATGACGAAGGAGGATTTCAGCGGAATACGGGAAGACAGTGTTCATGTTCTTCTTCTTGGAAATGCAGAACTCGGTATTTCTTCAACGTACTATACAGGAGCAGCTTGGGCACGCAGTGGCGACTTCAACAATGCAGATGAATGGAATAACTACTTGAAAGAATTCACGCTTCGCTTAAAATCTCCGTTAGAAATTACTCTAGAAATAAACTAA
- a CDS encoding MFS transporter: MKEINVKIGNKRWTICALWFFATTINYIDRQVLGILAPVLQTEIGWNEIDYGYIVTAFQFAYAIGMVLVGRLMDKLGTKIGYSIAMAIWSLAAMAHSFASSVIGFAVARFSQSLGESGNFPAAIKTVAEWFPKKERAFAT, translated from the coding sequence ATGAAAGAGATAAACGTAAAAATCGGTAATAAACGTTGGACTATTTGTGCATTGTGGTTTTTTGCGACTACTATTAATTATATCGATAGACAAGTTTTAGGAATACTGGCTCCCGTACTTCAAACTGAAATTGGATGGAATGAGATTGACTATGGCTATATTGTGACAGCGTTTCAGTTCGCATATGCGATCGGTATGGTGCTCGTCGGTAGGCTTATGGACAAGCTTGGAACGAAAATCGGATATTCTATCGCCATGGCAATCTGGAGTCTAGCAGCTATGGCGCATTCTTTTGCCTCTTCGGTTATTGGATTTGCTGTTGCACGTTTTTCACAGAGCTTAGGCGAATCAGGAAATTTTCCCGCCGCAATTAAAACTGTTGCTGAATGGTTTCCCAAAAAGGAACGGGCTTTTGCAACATGA
- the kduI gene encoding 5-dehydro-4-deoxy-D-glucuronate isomerase — translation MEVRYTTDPKGFKEMTTDELRKSYFIETLFVSDEVPMIYSDIDRSITGSAVPVKKTLTLLSAKKEMAADFFAERREVGVVNIGDEGIIEVDGKAFTLHSKDALYIGRGAKRVEFKSTNAAQPAKYYFVSYPAHKEYATTYIHFADAAQSKLGSQRDANKRTIHKLIHPGSVQSCQLVMGLTELEEGNVWNTMPSHTHQRRSEVYMYFNVAPDALVVHLMGQPNETRHLIMHNEQAVLNPSWSIHTGVGTRNYSFIWAMGGENQVFDDMDGITIDELR, via the coding sequence ATGGAGGTGCGATACACAACGGATCCGAAAGGATTCAAAGAGATGACAACCGACGAATTACGAAAATCATATTTCATTGAAACTCTGTTTGTTTCTGATGAAGTGCCGATGATCTATTCGGATATTGATCGTTCTATAACAGGTTCTGCCGTACCTGTGAAAAAAACTCTAACGCTCCTCTCGGCCAAAAAGGAAATGGCTGCTGATTTTTTTGCAGAGAGGCGTGAAGTCGGTGTCGTCAATATTGGAGATGAGGGAATTATTGAAGTTGATGGCAAAGCATTTACACTTCACTCGAAAGATGCGCTGTATATCGGTCGGGGAGCAAAGCGTGTTGAGTTCAAAAGCACCAATGCTGCCCAGCCTGCAAAGTATTACTTTGTAAGCTATCCTGCACATAAAGAATATGCTACGACATATATTCATTTTGCCGATGCAGCTCAATCTAAACTCGGAAGTCAGCGTGATGCAAATAAACGCACGATCCACAAGCTCATCCATCCTGGAAGCGTGCAAAGCTGTCAGTTAGTCATGGGATTGACTGAATTAGAAGAAGGAAACGTCTGGAACACCATGCCGTCGCATACTCATCAAAGGCGTTCGGAAGTATATATGTATTTCAATGTAGCACCTGATGCGCTTGTGGTTCACCTTATGGGACAGCCGAATGAAACGCGGCATCTCATCATGCACAACGAGCAGGCAGTATTGAATCCAAGCTGGTCCATTCATACAGGCGTTGGTACACGTAATTACAGTTTCATTTGGGCAATGGGTGGTGAAAATCAGGTGTTCGATGATATGGATGGGATTACTATCGATGAACTTCGATAG
- a CDS encoding glycoside hydrolase family 28 protein: MIMQRDLRKMIPMNRRGRACFIFSFVYVILSLDVYAQMDSTAGWQTMPSVLQRIIRPSFPDKNFDITNFGAKGDGAIDCTAAFEKAITACSASGGGRVIVPKGTFLTGAIHLKSHVHLYISRGAVIRFSVDPKKYLPLVYTRWEGTECMNYSPLIYAFEQEDIAVTGEGILDGQGSNEYWWSWKGKKEAGWRDGMPNQLAARKRLMEMAEKNISVVERIFGEGAYLRPNFFEPYQCTNVLLQGVTFRNSPMWFINPVLCKNVSIIGVTIDGLGPNNDGCDPESCTDVLIENCVFNNGDDCIALKSGRNADGRRINVPCENVIIRGCTMKNGHGGVVIGSEVSGGIKNVFAENNIMDSPELDRVLRIKTNAMRGGVIENIFLRNIKVGQVADAIVKIDFYYEEGDSGGFVPTVRNIDVRNINSKKSRFGIWVRAFDRSPVKNIHIEDCVFENVAEANVIENVKDLTLINVQTKQKNNENVK, from the coding sequence ATGATAATGCAAAGAGATCTGCGAAAAATGATACCGATGAACCGGAGAGGACGCGCCTGTTTCATTTTTTCATTCGTTTATGTTATTCTTTCTCTTGATGTGTATGCACAAATGGATTCAACTGCAGGATGGCAAACGATGCCTTCTGTGTTACAACGGATTATACGACCATCATTTCCCGATAAGAATTTCGATATTACAAACTTCGGAGCAAAAGGCGATGGCGCAATTGATTGCACTGCTGCATTTGAGAAGGCGATTACCGCATGCAGCGCATCAGGCGGCGGCCGGGTGATCGTTCCTAAAGGCACATTTCTTACGGGCGCAATTCATTTAAAAAGTCATGTGCATTTGTACATATCACGAGGTGCGGTCATACGTTTCAGTGTCGACCCAAAGAAATATCTTCCGCTCGTGTATACGCGGTGGGAGGGAACAGAATGCATGAATTATTCTCCGCTCATATATGCATTTGAGCAGGAAGACATCGCAGTGACGGGCGAAGGCATCCTTGATGGTCAGGGATCGAACGAGTATTGGTGGAGTTGGAAAGGAAAGAAAGAAGCGGGATGGAGGGATGGTATGCCGAATCAATTGGCGGCTCGCAAAAGACTCATGGAAATGGCGGAGAAGAACATTTCCGTTGTGGAACGTATCTTTGGGGAAGGAGCATACCTACGGCCGAATTTCTTCGAACCGTACCAATGTACGAATGTGTTATTGCAAGGTGTGACATTTAGAAACTCACCGATGTGGTTTATTAATCCCGTTCTTTGCAAGAATGTGTCTATCATCGGTGTGACAATCGATGGACTCGGGCCGAACAACGATGGCTGTGATCCAGAATCCTGCACCGATGTTTTAATCGAAAACTGCGTTTTCAATAATGGCGACGATTGTATTGCTCTTAAGTCCGGAAGAAACGCCGATGGCCGGCGTATCAATGTTCCATGTGAAAATGTTATTATTCGCGGATGTACGATGAAAAATGGACATGGCGGTGTCGTGATCGGCAGTGAAGTCTCCGGTGGAATAAAGAATGTGTTTGCTGAAAATAATATCATGGATAGTCCGGAACTTGATCGAGTATTGAGGATTAAGACAAATGCCATGCGCGGAGGTGTAATCGAAAATATATTTCTCCGTAACATAAAGGTTGGACAAGTGGCAGATGCGATCGTGAAGATTGATTTCTATTATGAAGAAGGGGACAGCGGAGGTTTTGTACCGACCGTAAGGAATATTGATGTGCGAAATATCAACAGCAAGAAGAGCAGGTTCGGGATATGGGTTCGTGCATTTGATCGTTCTCCAGTAAAAAATATTCATATCGAAGATTGCGTTTTCGAAAATGTCGCGGAAGCAAACGTGATCGAGAATGTAAAAGATCTAACCCTTATAAATGTACAAACGAAGCAGAAGAATAACGAGAACGTGAAGTGA
- the eda gene encoding bifunctional 4-hydroxy-2-oxoglutarate aldolase/2-dehydro-3-deoxy-phosphogluconate aldolase, whose product MDKLLEQIGSLGILPVAIVDDEKKAVILARTLSECGLPAIEVTFRTQAAASVIEQIAKDSQQMLVGAGTVLTIDQARTAIDAGARFIVSPGFNPKVIEFCLSNSIPIIPGIATPTEIQYAIEYNLEVVKFFPAEASGGTEYLKAIAAPFKEMQFIPTGGIEESTLLSYLRLPQVLACGGSWMIPSAYINSGSFDEIMKLTRKAIATMLGFELRHIGINMPNINEAKQIATTIEKYFGFGVNETNGSFFVGTQFEVLKQQYLGAKGHIAIATHFVKRAVAHLALKGINIKPETKNVQDGKLSTVYLDLEIGGFAIHLVQV is encoded by the coding sequence ATGGATAAACTACTAGAACAAATTGGTTCGCTGGGAATTCTTCCTGTTGCGATCGTGGATGATGAAAAAAAAGCGGTCATACTTGCTCGAACGCTTAGCGAGTGCGGATTGCCGGCAATTGAAGTGACATTCCGGACACAAGCAGCTGCAAGCGTGATAGAGCAGATTGCGAAAGACTCGCAACAAATGCTCGTAGGAGCCGGAACTGTTCTTACAATAGATCAAGCACGAACGGCAATTGACGCTGGAGCACGTTTTATTGTATCACCGGGTTTTAATCCAAAAGTTATAGAATTCTGTCTCTCCAATTCAATTCCAATCATCCCTGGTATTGCAACGCCGACAGAAATCCAGTATGCGATTGAATACAATCTTGAAGTTGTGAAATTCTTTCCGGCAGAAGCGAGCGGTGGCACGGAATATCTGAAGGCGATTGCAGCACCATTCAAAGAAATGCAATTTATTCCCACTGGCGGCATCGAAGAGTCGACTTTACTCTCGTATCTTCGACTCCCGCAGGTTCTTGCTTGCGGCGGTAGTTGGATGATACCATCGGCATACATTAATTCTGGCAGCTTTGATGAGATCATGAAACTCACACGCAAAGCAATCGCCACAATGTTAGGATTTGAACTCAGGCATATTGGAATAAATATGCCCAATATCAATGAAGCAAAGCAAATTGCCACAACAATAGAAAAATATTTCGGTTTTGGAGTAAACGAAACGAATGGTTCATTCTTTGTCGGAACTCAATTTGAAGTCCTCAAGCAGCAGTATCTCGGTGCGAAAGGTCACATTGCTATTGCCACTCATTTCGTTAAACGTGCAGTTGCTCATCTAGCTCTGAAGGGAATAAACATTAAACCTGAAACGAAAAATGTGCAAGACGGAAAACTATCTACTGTATACCTTGATCTTGAAATAGGCGGTTTCGCAATCCATCTCGTTCAAGTGTAA
- the kduD gene encoding 2-dehydro-3-deoxy-D-gluconate 5-dehydrogenase KduD — translation MNRYDLSGKAAIVTGASTGLGKGMSLGLAEAGADLVLVDYVDSTETAEEVKVMNRKAITIVADLMTVDPIQSIVNETIRTFGKVDVLVNNAGIIRRTPAIDFSEKDWDDVMAINSKTVFFFCQAVARDMMKRKSGKIINVASLLAFQGGILVPSYAASKGAVTQITKALANEWAQHGINVNAIAPGYMATNNTKALREDSVRSKAILDRIPAGRWGIPDDLKGPVVFLASQASDYMNGHVLVVDGGWMAR, via the coding sequence ATGAATCGGTATGATCTTTCAGGCAAGGCAGCTATTGTTACCGGTGCAAGCACCGGACTTGGCAAAGGCATGTCACTTGGATTGGCTGAGGCGGGTGCGGATTTAGTTTTGGTGGATTATGTTGACAGTACTGAAACCGCCGAGGAAGTCAAAGTGATGAACCGAAAAGCAATAACCATTGTCGCTGATCTTATGACCGTCGATCCGATTCAATCCATTGTGAATGAGACAATCCGTACGTTTGGAAAAGTTGATGTGCTCGTGAATAATGCAGGCATTATACGACGAACACCGGCAATAGATTTTTCTGAGAAGGATTGGGACGATGTAATGGCGATTAACTCGAAGACCGTATTCTTCTTTTGTCAAGCGGTGGCCAGAGACATGATGAAACGAAAGTCCGGGAAAATTATTAATGTTGCTTCGTTGCTGGCCTTTCAAGGTGGAATCCTCGTGCCTTCGTATGCTGCAAGCAAAGGAGCTGTTACTCAAATCACAAAAGCGCTTGCGAATGAATGGGCACAGCATGGCATTAATGTAAATGCTATTGCGCCGGGGTATATGGCAACAAATAATACAAAAGCACTTCGAGAAGATTCCGTTCGTTCAAAAGCAATTTTAGATCGTATTCCAGCAGGTCGATGGGGCATACCGGATGATTTGAAGGGTCCGGTGGTTTTCCTCGCTTCGCAAGCTTCTGATTATATGAATGGCCACGTGCTGGTCGTCGACGGCGGTTGGATGGCAAGGTAA
- a CDS encoding PfkB family carbohydrate kinase, with translation MTLKIKSASECELDLLTLGECMLRLSPPGHQRIELTPVFEAYAGGGEYNVAYALSRYGLRAGWISRLVDNPIGHFIRNHAIASGMDISEMVWVP, from the coding sequence ATGACGTTGAAAATCAAATCTGCCTCTGAATGTGAACTTGATTTGCTGACACTTGGCGAGTGTATGCTCAGACTGAGTCCTCCCGGCCATCAACGCATCGAATTAACACCAGTATTTGAAGCATATGCCGGAGGCGGAGAGTATAATGTTGCATATGCCCTTTCCCGGTATGGATTGCGGGCGGGATGGATATCCCGTCTTGTAGATAATCCTATTGGCCACTTCATTCGTAACCATGCCATCGCAAGCGGGATGGATATCAGCGAAATGGTCTGGGTTCCCTAA
- a CDS encoding choice-of-anchor D domain-containing protein, with translation MKKILFFDSCLKSFVVGILFFAESYGQSASATWALTVDTTVIISGSISAPGQVLSTSSDTTQTMTIKDFTGGGAYNPAERLYLNGTYWPQETAQNDGRFVQFSISPQSGKALTIRSVAMNLGCYGTNGHFLANIYYSLDSTFAARTKLNASALTVVDIRTTPPAPLSYTLSTVVNDEQTFYVRIYPWYNTTPSATKYICPSQVVISGTTASIGLPSISVFPTQLAFGGVKVGASSEKSYTLSGTLLNPVSDTITVTAPSGFSLTTLSGSAYASSLKLAYTGGILSDTTIYVKFSPGQEIAYSDTIRNNLGGATAGVVGVSGNGLPAAAISGIYVSTTGSDTSAGTYAQPFLTILKAISTAQLGDTIFVRGGRYMLSTTIGISKSGTSTQRYCLHTYQNERPILDFSGMAVSSSNRGIQLSGNYWYFKGFDIYSAGDNGMNISGSNNIIEFCALYENHDSGLQLGGGASYNQIINCDSYYNADPSQGNADGFSPKLDVGTGNSFYGCRSWQNSDDGYDGYLRPSNNITTTYENCWAFMNGYLKNWTVGAGNGNGFKTGGSDDKTLMHNVVLKKCLSFDNLVKGFDENNNRGSMTLYNCTAFRNNPNFGMPGPVNTDSDKVMTLINCIDYSGISSSVIMSTAVQTTNSWQGFYVTADDFAASSGLDTSGVRGPRNEDGSLPVLNFMRLNSESDLVNHGTNVRLPFIGQQPDLGCYETIVTDTAGFSVSTQSLNFDSVYVGDFRDDSIAVTNTGTLPLNIDIVISTNPKFSAVPTYGIAGVGSTMWIHIKFSPSAVGTQIGKIILHHNASNLQDTIIVNGVGGLVPVPIFSITPRTLNFGSIAIGDSKKDSVLVANPGTATLQINTIASTNARFTFHPLTMTLAPSISAYLILTFSPQDTVNQIDTLVLTHNAATVQDTIFLSGRGEVLVNVDSVIYAPIRYMLTQNYPNPFNPSTTLQFTVAKKGMATVDVLNVLGQDIAQLFSGRMEPGQLYSIRFDASRFPSGIYFAVFQSGGQRFVKKMVFIK, from the coding sequence ATGAAAAAGATTTTGTTCTTCGATTCCTGTTTGAAATCATTCGTTGTAGGTATATTGTTTTTCGCAGAGAGCTATGGGCAATCGGCTTCTGCAACATGGGCATTGACCGTTGATACAACTGTGATTATCAGTGGCAGTATTAGTGCACCGGGTCAAGTGCTTAGCACATCGAGCGATACAACTCAAACGATGACTATAAAGGACTTTACGGGCGGCGGTGCATACAATCCTGCGGAGCGGCTCTATCTCAATGGAACATACTGGCCGCAGGAAACGGCGCAGAACGATGGCCGCTTTGTCCAATTTTCCATTTCTCCTCAGTCTGGAAAAGCTCTCACTATCCGTTCCGTGGCGATGAATCTTGGTTGTTATGGCACGAACGGTCACTTCCTTGCAAACATCTATTATTCTCTCGATTCGACATTCGCTGCGCGGACGAAACTAAATGCAAGTGCGCTAACAGTTGTGGATATCAGAACCACTCCACCCGCACCACTTTCATATACACTTAGCACAGTCGTTAATGATGAACAAACATTTTACGTGAGAATATATCCCTGGTATAATACTACACCAAGTGCTACAAAGTATATTTGTCCTTCACAAGTAGTCATATCAGGAACTACTGCCTCAATCGGTTTGCCCTCCATCAGTGTCTTTCCGACACAGCTTGCATTCGGGGGCGTGAAAGTCGGTGCATCATCAGAGAAAAGCTACACGCTCTCCGGAACATTACTTAATCCTGTAAGTGATACGATTACAGTCACTGCGCCATCGGGCTTTTCTCTCACAACATTGAGCGGTTCTGCGTATGCATCATCGCTCAAGCTTGCCTACACGGGAGGCATCCTGAGCGATACGACGATCTATGTAAAGTTTAGTCCCGGTCAAGAAATCGCATATTCGGATACCATCAGAAATAATTTGGGAGGAGCGACCGCCGGTGTAGTTGGTGTTTCAGGAAACGGATTGCCTGCTGCGGCTATATCAGGTATCTATGTCTCGACGACAGGAAGCGATACGAGTGCGGGTACATACGCGCAGCCGTTTTTGACAATCTTAAAAGCAATCTCAACGGCTCAACTGGGTGATACGATCTTTGTGCGGGGCGGCCGATATATGCTCAGCACAACGATCGGCATCTCAAAAAGTGGTACGAGTACGCAGCGATATTGTCTCCACACGTATCAGAATGAGCGACCTATTCTCGATTTCTCAGGTATGGCAGTGAGCAGCAGCAACAGAGGGATTCAACTCAGCGGCAACTATTGGTACTTCAAAGGTTTCGATATTTACAGTGCTGGCGATAACGGCATGAACATCAGTGGTTCGAACAATATCATTGAGTTTTGTGCATTGTATGAAAACCACGATTCCGGTTTGCAATTGGGCGGCGGAGCGTCATACAACCAGATTATCAATTGTGATTCGTACTACAATGCAGATCCATCGCAGGGTAATGCGGATGGCTTTTCTCCTAAGTTAGATGTCGGAACGGGGAATTCCTTCTACGGATGCCGGTCGTGGCAGAACTCCGACGATGGGTACGACGGCTATCTTCGTCCATCAAACAATATCACGACCACGTACGAGAACTGCTGGGCATTCATGAACGGATATCTGAAAAACTGGACGGTCGGAGCCGGAAATGGTAACGGTTTTAAGACCGGTGGAAGTGATGATAAAACGCTGATGCATAATGTCGTCCTGAAAAAATGTCTTTCCTTCGATAATCTTGTCAAAGGTTTTGATGAGAACAATAACCGTGGTTCAATGACACTTTACAACTGCACAGCATTCAGGAACAATCCCAATTTCGGCATGCCGGGTCCTGTCAATACGGACAGCGACAAAGTGATGACACTTATTAATTGTATTGATTATAGCGGCATAAGCTCAAGTGTCATAATGAGCACGGCGGTACAGACAACAAATAGCTGGCAGGGATTTTACGTGACTGCTGACGACTTTGCTGCATCCAGTGGTTTGGATACTTCAGGGGTGCGCGGCCCGCGCAATGAAGATGGCAGCTTGCCGGTTTTGAATTTTATGCGTTTGAATTCCGAAAGCGATCTTGTAAATCACGGCACGAATGTCAGGTTGCCTTTTATAGGACAGCAGCCCGACCTTGGCTGCTATGAAACAATAGTGACGGATACTGCAGGTTTTTCTGTATCGACGCAATCTCTCAATTTTGATTCCGTGTATGTCGGAGATTTCAGAGATGATAGCATTGCTGTCACAAACACAGGAACGCTGCCGTTGAATATCGATATCGTGATTTCAACGAATCCGAAGTTCTCCGCTGTACCAACATACGGGATTGCCGGTGTCGGAAGTACGATGTGGATACATATCAAGTTTTCTCCAAGTGCGGTAGGAACACAAATAGGAAAAATCATTCTCCATCATAACGCTTCAAATCTTCAGGATACGATCATAGTAAATGGTGTCGGAGGCCTTGTTCCCGTCCCGATTTTTTCCATCACGCCCCGAACGTTGAATTTTGGAAGTATCGCAATTGGCGATTCTAAGAAAGACAGTGTCCTTGTTGCCAATCCTGGGACGGCGACTCTTCAGATCAACACAATTGCATCGACCAATGCGCGATTTACCTTCCATCCTTTAACGATGACGCTTGCTCCATCGATAAGCGCCTATCTCATTCTGACATTTTCGCCGCAGGATACGGTAAACCAGATAGACACGCTCGTGCTCACCCATAATGCAGCGACCGTACAGGACACGATTTTCCTGAGCGGTAGGGGAGAAGTGCTTGTCAATGTCGATAGTGTGATATATGCTCCGATTCGGTACATGCTGACTCAGAATTATCCGAACCCGTTTAATCCATCCACTACCCTTCAATTCACTGTGGCGAAGAAAGGAATGGCAACTGTGGATGTGCTGAATGTGCTTGGTCAAGATATCGCCCAGCTCTTTTCCGGACGCATGGAGCCAGGACAACTCTACTCCATCCGTTTCGATGCGTCGCGATTTCCTTCCGGCATCTACTTCGCGGTTTTTCAGAGTGGAGGACAGCGATTCGTAAAGAAAATGGTTTTCATAAAATAA